A stretch of DNA from Acinetobacter defluvii:
GCTGATTTATTTCTTTAACTTGCTGACTTGCATTTCTAATGCCTGTAATTGCTCGATCAAGGCTTTGTTTTGTATCTTGAAGTCTTGCACTTGAAAGCTCAAGTTGCTTACTTGCCGAGCTAATTTGTTCAAGCTCTCGTTTCGGGTCTGATCTGTTTCGCTGATACTCTCTAAAAGCTTCTTGAATGCTTCCCTGACGCTCTGACTCTCTTGCTTGGTACTCTCGAACATCTTGAGTAAATCGGCTTCCCTCTGCTGTTGTTGCGCCTGTGCTTGTTCCAAGGCTTCGAGTAAGTGCTTTTCTAATTCGGTCATCAATTAATACCCCATTGGAACCATTAGGTTGCCATTCTGCCAAGTCCCTGCGTCCTTGTTCACCAAAACGCATAAGCGTTTGCGATCTTTCTTGTCTATGCAGTCTCTCAATTTGATATTGCCCCCTTTGTTCGCTAAGTCCTGTATAGCTAAGTTCTGCTGAGCGATAATCTCTGCGTTCTTGCCGATTTTGTAGCTCTGATAAGCTAGGATGCCCCACATCACTAAAAGGGCTGTTATCACGGCTATGGCTACGATACTCCAAGTTTTTAACATAGTCGGCAGTAACCGTCTGTTCTGCTCTTGGATAGCGGAGTTCATTGCTTTCGCATTTTCTTCTAACAAGTCGATCAAGCGTTGCTCGTGCTTCTTGAACTCTGTCACTACGACTTGCTCTGTATCTTTCGCTTGCTCGTTCGATATCTGCTCGAAGTTCTTTGCCAAATCTAAAATCTTGCTCATAGATCATTCCTTTAAGACGAATATTTTTACCCCCATCAGGGTCTTTAATACTGATTGTTTTTGGCGTAGTTCTCGCAATCTCAAAGCCTGCGGATTCAAGCGTTTTAATCACATCCTCACGGTTTTGGATACGTCCACTTTCAGCAACGCTTAAAAGTCCATCTGTGATGATTTCTGAGGCTTTTTGCTTATGCTTTGGCAAAGCATTAGGAGTACATAACTCACGCTTATTTAGAGGGTCGTTAGGGTCATGTAGCTTGTAATGATCGTTTACTAGGTCTTTCCATGCGTTTAAACGTGGACGATCTGCCTTGTCGTAGTACGGCTGTAAGCGTTTACCGCTTTGAAGCTCCACATTTGCTACAACAAAATTAAGCTCTAGGCGGTCTTTATCTTGGTGCTGCACCCATAGAATTGAGTATTGATCTTTATCCATACCTGGCATCAATACACGTTCAAAACTATCCATGATCTGCTGTTTTTGGTGTTCGTCTAAATCACGCTCTGCAAACGATAAAACACCCGATGTATATTTTTGAGCAAAGTTAGTGCTGTCAATTAATTGAATCATTTGTTCAGGGTCGCCACGATCTAGCCGTGCATCTTCCCGATCTCGATCTTTACCAAGTAAATAATCTACGGGACCACGCCCCGAACCTGCACCACGACTATGTATTTTTATGATCATTGTGCAATCTCTGAAGCTCCCGCTCTATACCTGACAAAGCTGTAATTATTGCTATACGATCTATGGCTGAACTTGTTTTACTTTGCTGATTAACCAATCTAGCAATCTGATTTAGGTTATTTCCAATGCCTGAAAGTTGTCTTAATAATTTTGGGTCTACTTCAATCACTTTGCTTTGCTTTGTACGTTTTTCACTTAAACAAGTTTCACGCATCCAACTCGCAAGGCTAGCTGTAGTACATCGGTCTAAAAGAGCCTGATGTTCTTCATCCGTTAAACGGATTTTGATTTCCTTTTGTCTTTTGAAAACTTCTTTTTTAGTCATGCCTAAATCAGATCCTCGGTTTGTAACCGTCCAAAGAAAAAATCTATGATTTTTCTCTTTGGACGGTTTTCGGGGGTGTCGGGGGTGAAGCCCCTGATCCCAGTAGCACAAAAGGGACGAAGTCCCCTTTGTGTATGCTGGCTTCTAATCACAATAGCATGTTGGTTACAGGCCGGCAAGATTCGCTAGAATATTGACTGCATGTGATCAAAGGCTATCTGTGATTAGTTCGGTATTGGATGAGTCGTTACAAGA
This window harbors:
- a CDS encoding MobC family plasmid mobilization relaxosome protein, translating into MTKKEVFKRQKEIKIRLTDEEHQALLDRCTTASLASWMRETCLSEKRTKQSKVIEVDPKLLRQLSGIGNNLNQIARLVNQQSKTSSAIDRIAIITALSGIERELQRLHNDHKNT